From the Budorcas taxicolor isolate Tak-1 chromosome 1, Takin1.1, whole genome shotgun sequence genome, one window contains:
- the CDHR4 gene encoding cadherin-related family member 4: MVLLRPLMLLLALLVSDLYCLSWFIDVSESQGPGATLQSFSFNCSSYIPTLELLHVQPPTTFFNPPSLTRWQGTYVGKMTLSSSARLDALTVNHYELQLRFTCGNHVTEGRLSVDVQRDPNRDQCAGRFASPAGEIIQVRETVTPGTPVYTLLLPGRGAQMNITSAQDPPYFPGPFSIDGQGQLWAPSQGLKGQAQKVFQLQILVTFGQGRSCRGMLTVKVLPVPSSQVSFPQQAQNITIPENLVPGSKVAQVHAQGFDVRYEIVSPVPCRLFSIGRVDGVVRTTAPLELAQAPDAAVTRLRVKAFERLRPWDSAELDFRVDVQSVNRWPPRCLPALLVTQIPETTLVGTVVNTFTCTDPDSPGSTLDYQLLFHSPASASSLCLRDRVLEVNDTLDCDVPGACLQHTASILVLDSGQPLMATEVPVLVMVTPVNEFSPTCVSRTFRVREDARPHTLLGSVVGTDLDYPHDSIEYSTSGGSAPFAVDRLNGEVRLLGPLDYELQKSYRLTVLLTDHSQDQDPTCHRSGSCTITIEVEDVNDHAPECEPPFQELTVYAHPGRSLEVTTVSCRVAQEPQRLAFSYRIVGGNSQSRFSLQGAVLVHNDLMLGSPWPEQPHTYELLIRVADAGPSAPHLSTTATVIVHIVPWRASTGATSTHRTTVPSRMTPLLVTDTEVFWQPEPWFVVVLTVTGALLLLGLGWFLSWLLRWLTQVLQTSSKPTQALLLNSIQGTEGSIEGFVEAPRMETPQAPSSVMSLHHFDGRAQDSRTGRDYLFNTHTGARRWL; the protein is encoded by the exons ATGGTGCTGCTCAGGCCCCTCATGCTGCTTCTTGCTCTGCTTGTCTCTG ACCTCTACTGCCTGTCCTGGTTCATAGATGTCTCTGAGAGCCAGGGACCTGGAGCCACCCTTCAGTCTTTCTCCTTCAACTGCTCTTCATACATACCAACCCTGGAGTTGCTCCATGTACAGCCACCCACCACCTTCTTTAACCCACCTAGCCTGACCAGGTGGCAGGGGACCTATGTGGGCAAG ATGACCTTGAGCAGCTCGGCCCGGCTTGATGCCCTGACAGTGAACCACTATGAGCTGCAGCTGAGGTTCACATGTGGCAACCATGTGACAGAGGGTCGGCTTTCTGTGGATGTTCAGCGGGACCCTAATCGTGACCAGTGTGCTGGTCGATTTGCCAGCCCAG CTGGGGAAATTATTCAGGTTCGGGAAACTGTCACACCTGGGACCCCGGTGTACACTCTGCTGCTCCCAGGCCGGGGAGCCCAG ATGAACATCACTAGTGCCCAGGACCCCCCGTACTTCCCTGGACCTTTCTCCATCGATGGGCAGGGTCAGCTGTGGGCGCCATCCCAGGGACTCAAAGGCCAGGCTCAGAAG GTCTTCCAGCTTCAGATCCTAGTGACCTTTGGACAAGGCCGAAGCTGCCGTGGGATGCTGACGGTGAAAGTTTTGCCTGTTCCCTCCAGCCAGGTCTCTTTCCC GCAGCAAGCCCAGAACATCACCATTCCCGAAAACCTGGTTCCCGGAAGTAAGGTGGCTCAAGTCCACGCCCAGGGCTTCGACGTGCGCTACGAAATCGTCTCCCCGGTGCCCTGCCGGCTCTTCTCCATAGGACGCG TCGACGGCGTGGTCCGAACCACTGCGCCCCTGGAGCTGGCGCAAGCCCCGGACGCCGCGGTCACTAGGCTGCGGGTGAAGGCCTTCGAGCGGCTCCGGCCGTGGGACAGCGCCGAGCTTGATTTCCGGGTGGACGTGCAGTCGGTCAACCGCTGGCCCCCGCGCTGCCTCCCAGCGCTGCTGGT GACTCAGATCCCCGAGACCACGCTTGTGGGCACTGTCGTGAATACCTTCACTTGCACTGACCCAGACTCTCCTGGCTCCACCCTGGACTACCAACTGCTGTTCCACAGCCCTGCCAGCGCTTCCAGCCTCTGCCTGCGAGACAGAGTCCTGGAA GTGAATGACACACTGGACTGTGACGTTCCTGGCGCCTGCTTGCAGCATACAGCCTCCATCCTGGTGCTTGACAGTGGTCAGCCTCTGATGGCCA CTGAGGTGCCTGTGCTGGTGATGGTGACACCTGTCAACGAGTTCTCCCCAACCTGTGTCTCACGGACATTCCGGGTTCGTGAGGATGCAAGGCCCCACACCCTGCTGGGCTCTGTGGTGGGCACAGACCTGGATTACCCACACGACAGCATTGAGTACTCCACCTCTGGCGGGTCCGCCCCCTTTGCTGTGGACCGTCTCAATG GGGAGGTTCGCCTCCTGGGGCCTTTGGACTATGAGCTGCAGAAGTCGTACAGGCTCACTGTCCTGCTGACTGACCACAGCCAAGACCAGGACCCCACCTGCCACCGTTCAGGCTCCTGCACCATCACCATTGAGGTTGAG GATGTGAACGACCATGCCCCCGAGTGTGAGCCCCCATTTCAGGAACTCACCGTCTACGCTCACCCGGGCCGTAGTTTGGAGGTGACCACAGTGTCGTGTCGGGTGGCCCAGGAGCCCCAGCGCCTGGCTTTCTCCTACAGAATTGTGGGAG GGAATAGTCAGAGCCGATTCAGCCTGCAAGGAGCTGTCCTAGTGCACAACGACCTCATGTTGGGCTCCCCCTGGCCAGAGCAGCCCCATACATATGAGCTATTGATCCGTGTGGCCGATGCAGGCCCCTCCGCCCCCCACCTCAGCACCACGGCCACTGTCATTGTGCATATAGTGCCCTGGAGGGCCAGCACAGGGGCCACCAGCACCCACAGAACCACA GTGCCTTCAAGGATGACACCCCTGCTTGTGACAGACACGGAGGTTTTCTGGCAGCCGGAGCCCTGGTTCGTGGTGGTGCTGACAGTGACcggtgcccttctcctcctgggttTGGGCTGGTTCCTCAGCTGGCTCCTGCGGTG GTTGACCCAGGTGCTACAGACATCAAGCAAACCCACCCAGGCTCTCCTGCTAAACAG TATCCAGGGAACTGAGGGATCCATTGAAGGGTTCGTGGAGGCCCCGAGGATGGAGACACCCCAGGCACCCAGCAGTGTCATGAGCCTG CACCATTTTGATGGCAGAGCCCAGGACTCCC GTACAGGCAGAGATTACCTGTTCAACACGCACACGGGAGCCCGGCGCTGGCTCTGA
- the INKA1 gene encoding PAK4-inhibitor INKA1 — MHSARLDSFLGQLRWELLCGRDTGSPPMPGPLPPPPKHRPGVRLKHQLRASDALEEDSVCGVEEEDDEVGVTGDRSAAFGGPREHGLDWDSGFSEVSGSTWREEELPVPQHPAASAWPPRRQRLSTSGVAQPSGAPMARVPPVHRPRPKSTPDACLEHWRGLEAEDWTTALLSRGRSRQPLVLGDNCFADLVHNWMELPEAAGEGDNGGGPRARARPPQFLLGLSEQLRRQLARARRAALAGKRLSCPPRPEPELPADVSRFAALMSCRSRQPIICNDVVSYL, encoded by the exons ATGCACAGCGCTCGGCTTGACAGTTTCCTGGGCCAGCTGCGCTGGGAACTG CTGTGTGGCCGGGACACTGGCTCACCCCCAATGCCTGGTCCCCTTCCGCCACCCCCCAAACACCGCCCAGGCGTGCGGCTCAAGCACCAGCTCAGGGCCTCAGATGCGTTGGAAGAGGACTCGGTTTGTGGTGTGGAGGAAGAGGATGACGAAGTAGGGGTGACAGGAGACAGGAGTGCAGCCTTCGGGGGCCCCAGGGAGCACGGCCTGGACTGGGACTCTGGCTTCTCAGAGGTGTCGGGCAGCACATGGAGAGAGGAAGAGCTGCCCGTACCCCAGCACCCAGCAGCCTCGGCATGGCCCCCCCGGAGACAGCGCCTCTCAACCAGTGGTGTTGCCCAGCCTAGCGGAGCGCCCATGGCCCGGGTACCACCTGTCCACCGACCACGGCCCAAGTCCACCCCAGATGCCTGCCTGGAGCACTGGCGGGGGCTAGAAGCTGAGGACTGGACCACAGCCCTGCTGAGCAGGGGTCGTAGTCGCCAGCCCCTGGTGCTGGGGGACAATTGCTTTGCGGACTTGGTGCACAACTGGATGGAGCTGCCCGAGGCAGCGGGTGAGGGGGACAATGGGGGTGGGCCCCGTGCGCGTGCTCGGCCCCCCCAGTTCCTGCTGGGCCTCTCTGAGCAGCTGCGGCGCCAGCTAGCCAGGGCGCGCCGGGCAGCACTGGCAGGAAAGCGACTGTCATGCCCACCTCGCCCAGAACCCGAACTACCTGCAGATGTCTCACGCTTTGCAGCCCTCATGAGTTGCCGCAGTCGGCAGCCCATCATTTGCAATGATGTTGTCAGCTACCTCTGA
- the UBA7 gene encoding ubiquitin-like modifier-activating enzyme 7, whose protein sequence is MDTLETFKSLDKELYSRQLYVLGLPAMRRIQGAKVLLSGLQGLGAEVAKNLVLMGVGSLTLHDPHPTCWSDLAAQFLLSEQDLGRSRAEASQKLLADLNGAVQVCVYTGDITEDLLLDFQVVVLTASRLEEQLRVGTLCHEHGVCFLVADTRGLVGQLFCDFGKKFTVQDPTEAEPLMATIQHISQGSPGILTLREEADAHHFHTGDWVTFSGIEGMVELNGCDPRPLHVREDGTLEIGDTTAFSRYLRGGAVTEVKRAKTVSHEPLDVALLQPRVVAQSPQEVHRARCLHQSFRSLHKFQQLHGRPPKPWDPVDAEMVVDLAQAMGPLKGTEGEPLKEQLDESLVRTVALSSAGGLSPMAAVLGAVAAQEVLKAISGKFMPLDQWLYFDALDCLPEDGDPFPNPEDYAPRRCRYDGQTAVFGADFQEKLSHQHYLLVGAGAVGCELLKGFALMGLGAGGSGGVTIADMDHVELSNLSRQFLFRSQDIHRQKAEVAAEATRRLNADLQVTPLNLQLDPTTEHIFGDDFFSSVDGVAAAVDTFEARDYVAARCTHFLKPLLEAGTTGTRGSAGVFIPHVTENYKAPSDAASEDAPDPVCTVRYIPATTEHTVQWAKGEFDDLFCESAKTINSHPHTLSSPEGLVKSQKQPLLQTMRGVLTERPQTWRDCVLWALGHWQLRFHYGITQLLRTYPPDKVQEDGTPFWSGPKQCPQPLEFDASQDTHFLYVLAAANLYAQMHGLPGSQDQTALRGLLNLLPLPDPQDLDRIFASELELDSPSGCKQLHEDLKTWSKGPSLEPLTFEKDNDSNFHMDFVVAAASLRAQNYGIPVASHAETKRIVGRIIPAVVTTTAAVAGLVGLELYKVVGGPRPRHAFRHSYLHLAENYFSRWVPKAPDIQKFHHLKWTCWDRLEVPAGQPERTLESLLAHIQELQGLRVTMLLHGSAQLYSAGWSEEKQARHLSRRVTELVKKEPGQRVLVLELGYEGEEYDTNFPRLHYKL, encoded by the exons ATGGATACCCTGGAGACCTTCAAGTCGCTGGATAAGGAGCTATACTCGCGGCAGCT GTATGTGCTGGGCTTGCCGGCCATGCGGAGAATTCAGGGAGCCAAGGTGTTGCTGTCTGgcctgcagggcctgggggctgaGGTGGCCAAAAACTTGGTCCTGATGGGTGTGGGCAGCCTCACTCTCCATGATCCCCATCCTACTTGCTGGTCTGACCTGGCTGCCCAG TTTCTGCTCTCAGAGCAGGACTTGGGAAGGAGCAGGGCTGAGGCCTCTCAAAAACTTCTGGCTGACCTCAATGGAGCAGTTCAGGTGTGCGTCTATACAGGCGACATCACCGAGGACCTGCTGCTGGATTTCCAG GTGGTGGTACTGACCGCCTCAAGGCTGGAGGAGCAGCTGAGAGTGGGCACCTTGTGCCACGAGCATGGAGTCTGCTTCCTGGTGGCGGACACCCGAGGCCTCGTGGG GCAGTTGTTTTGTGACTTCGGTAAGAAATTCACTGTGCAGGACCCCACGGAGGCGGAACCCCTGATGGCCACCATCCAGCACATCTCCCAG GGCTCCCCTGGCATTCTCACtctgagagaagaggctgatgCCCACCACTTCCACACAGGGGATTGGGTGACTTTCTCAGGCATTGAGGGCATGGTGGAGCTCAACGGCTGTGATCCTCGGCCTCTCCATGTGCGGG AGGACGGGACCTTGGAGATTGGAGACACAACAGCTTTCTCTCGTTACTTACGTGGCGGGGCTGTCACTGAGGTCAAGAGAGCCAAGACTGTCAGCCAC GAACCCCTGGACGTAGCCCTCCTTCAGCCCCGTGTGGTGGCCCAGAGTCCCCAGGAAGTTCACCGTGCCCGCTgcctgcatcagtccttccgctCACTGCACAAGTTCCAGCAGCTCCATGGCCGCCCTCCCAAGCCTTGGGATCCT GTTGATGCAGAGATGGTGGTGGACCTGGCCCAGGCCATGGGACCACTGAAGGGGACAGAAGGAGAGCCTCTGAAAGAGCAGCTGGATGAGTCTCTGGTGCGGACAGTTGCCCTGAGCAGTGCTGGTGGCTTGAGCCCCATGGCAGCTGTGCTAGGTGCTGTGGCTGCCCAGGAAGTGCTGAAG GCGATTTCTGGCAAGTTTATGCCCCTGGACCAGTGGCTGTACTTCGACGCCCTGGATTGCCTTCCGGAAGATGGGGACCCCTTTCCCAACCCTGAGGACTATGCACCG AGACGCTGCCGCTATGATGGGCAAACCGCAGTGTTTGGGGCAGATTTTCAGGAGAAGCTGAGCCACCAGCACTACCTCCTG GTGGGTGCTGGCGCTGTCGGCTGCGAGCTGCTCAAAGGCTTTGCCCTGATGGGCCTGGGGGCCGGGGGCAGTGGGGGCGTGACCATTGCCGACATGGACCATGTGGAGCTCTCCAACCTTAGCCGGCAGTTCCTCTTCAGGTCCCAGGACATTCAC AGGCAAAAGGCAGAGGTGGCTGCAGAGGCCACTCGCCGCCTGAATGCAGACTTGCAGGTTACCCCACTCAACCTCCAGCTGGATCCCACTACAGAGCACATCTTTGGGGATGACTTCTTCTCCAGTGTGGATGGTGTGGCTGCTGCCGTAGACACTTTCGAGGCCC GGGACTACGTAGCTGCTCGTTGCACCCACTTTCTGAAACCACTCCTGGAGGCAGGCACCACAGGCACCCGGGGTAGCGCTGGCGTGTTCATACCGCACGTGACTGAGAACTACAAAGCCCCCTCTGATGCAGCTTCTGAAGATGCCCCTGACCCTGTCTGCACCGTGCGGTACATTCCTGCCACAACCGAGCACACCGTGCAG tGGGCCAAGGGTGAGTTTGACGACCTTTTCTGTGAGTCTGCCAAGACCATCAACAGCCACCCACA CACTCTCTCATCTCCAGAAGGCTTGGTTAAGTCGCAGAAGCAGCCCCTGCTGCAGACAATGCGGGGTGTCCTGACAGAGCGTCCACAGACCTGGCGAGACTGCGTGCTGTGGGCCCTTGGCCACTGGCAGCTCCGCTTCCATTATGGCATCACACAGCTGCTGAGGACCTACCCACCTGACAAA GTGCAGGAGGATGGAACTCCATTCTGGTCGGGTCCCAAACAGTGTCCCCAGCCCTTGGAGTTTGATGCCAGCCAA GATACACACTTCCTTTATGTGCTGGCAGCTGCCAACCTGTATGCCCAGATGCATGGGCTGCCTGGCTCACAGGACCAGACTGCGCTCAGGGGACTACTGAATTTGCTGCCACTGCCTGACCCCCAGGACTTGGACCGCATTTTTGCTAGTGAGCTGGAACTGGATTCGCCTTCTG GCTGTAAGCAACTGCATGAAGACCTGAAGACCTGGAGCAAGGGTCCTTCCCTTGAACCCTTGACATTCGAGAAG GACAATGACAGCAACTTCCACATGGATTTTGTGGTGGCAGCGGCCAGCCTGAGAGCTCAGAACTATGGGATCCCAGTGGCTAGCCACGCCGAG ACCAAGCGAATTGTGGGCCGGATTATCCCAGCCGTTGTCACCACTACAGCAGCCGTGGCTGGCCTGGTGGGCTTGGAGCTGTACAAGGTGGTGGGCGGACCACGGCCTCGCCATGCCTTTCGCCACAGCTATCTGCACCTGGCTGAAAACTACTTTAGCCGCTGGGTACCTAAGGCCCCAGACATCCAGAAG TTCCATCACCTGAAGTGGACCTGTTGGGACCGCTTGGAAGTGCCTGCTGGGCAGCCCGAGAGGACCCTGGAGTCGTTGCTGGCCCACATCCAG GAGCTACAAGGACTGAGGGTGACGATGCTCCTGCATGGGTCGGCCCAGCTCTACTCAGCAGGATGGTCTGAGGAAAAACAGGCCCGGCACCTGTCCCGCAG GGTGACAGAGCTGGTGAAGAAGGAGCCTGGGCAGCGGGTGCTGGTATTGGAACTTGGCTACGAGGGCGAGGAGTATGACACTAACTTTCCACGCTTGCACTACAAGCTGTGA